The stretch of DNA TTACTCCCATCATAGCTGTGCTGGCATTAACAATTTCCAGAAAAACTTACTACTGTAAACACAAGATGCAAATTGCAAGACACAAGGCAATGGTACCACAAAAACATCCACAAAGGCAAAGGACAAAAAGTAGGAAAGTGTATTTTACATTAATCTGGTTACTACCACTGCTTTGATTAAACACTGAAGACTTCAAAACTAAGGAATACTAACAAGACCTACTAAAATGGGAAATGCAAATTATGGGGTAATGCAAATGTATTCCTGGAAGGCAGAGTTCAGGAATGCAAATACACCTTACCTGCACAAGCTGCAAAAGATAATGAAGAACATCATCATCTTCTAAACTTTCCAGTTTTTGAACTGCCATTGCTCGGACATTTTCGTCTGAAAAGTTACAGTCCAGAAGTTGCATTGTGAGTCCAACATCTAAAGTGCTCTGATCCCAAGCCTCTTTTTTAGCTAGCAACTGGTATGTTTTGGCCACTATTTCTTGTTGTCCCCATTTCACAGAGCTAAGCAGCTTAGGATATGCCTTGGGGTGCTTTATGCTCTCATATCTAAAGTGCCACAACAGTTCTTTGTCCTCAGGAGAAAGTGGATTAAGTGGGTCAGTTGCTATGATCTCTTCAAGCTGCTTGCGAAGCTGGTTGGGCATTTCAGCTCGGGTCCTGTCCCCCTGGGGGTCTGACGATATCCTGTGCTTGGGCAAGGCAATTGGGTGACAATATTTGTCCAGCCCGATAGAGATAGCCATTGAGTTTTCTTTATCTGGGTTAGTTGCTGATGTGAGCTTGTCTGCATTTATACTTCCTTGTTCCTCCCCCTTACCTGGAATTTTCCACATGTGGAGCACATACTCCCCACTTCGTAGCAAGAAACGGTGATCTATCAACAAAAGATTTACATAATAGAGAAGCTGGGTTTTGCATTTTGCATCAGAGTTGGAGGATTCGTGTGACTGAAGGTTTGTCTTTGCAGATGGTCCCTGTGCTTTGCCACAGTATATTTGAAGATTCAGGAGTGCTCCTTTAGGCAAATCCTTGATTTTGATATCAAACTCCAACCAAATATTCCACAGAACCTCCTCAGTAAAGGGCTTTGATGAAGTTCTTCTCTGTGAAAGGATCTGCTGCCCATGTTGAATGTTAGCCTCCACAAACACAGTAAGATCAGTATTTCTTGGTAAAACTGGGATATCAATGCCAATTATTTTCACTCTAAATTTCCTATTACAATCCCACAAAGAGATAGTGAAGACTCTCTCATGATCTTTTCCATCTATTGTCAATTGTTCATGATACCCTGTAACTCCTGTACAGTCATCCACCAAGGGCCATTCTTCCTTCTGAACCTCATCTTCATTTGGGTCTGGGGGATTGTCAAGGACAAGGTGGATTTCTTCCCCATTCTTAAGGCACTGTCTTATCCAGTGAAAATCTTTGATTGGTGTCTCTCCAGTAATGTACTCATCTCTGCCACAAATCCTGAGAACAAAATCAAGTTCACTATGATCTTCAGGAATGTCCATCAAAGActttttctttgccatttttgtgaaaaagctgtggagaaTCATATCTGGAGTGTCATCTATTGACACTTTAATTTTCTGACTAGTCGTTCCTCTATGTATgattatgaaaatattattattagtgatctttttaaataaatattctggGAGTGGCTTAGATGTAGTCCATGGGTGCATTGCATATAATTTAGGATCTCTACAGGCTACCTCTATCATTCGTGGAGTGACTAATCTGCGTCGGGTAAATTCTAGTTCATCATCGTGTACATTGCTTACATCAGTGACATCATAACCAATCAAATCATTAAGCTGCCGCTGAAATTCCTGAACTTCTTCTGATGGTTTTTGTTTCTGGACAACATAGATCTTGCCTACCTTTTTCTGTAACACCTTCCAGTACAGTATGCAGTCCAATGTCTGTAACACTTGATGTTTATCATAAATTTCATACCATTGCCCTTTCTTCTGATACTGCAGAACAAACTGATCTGGGGTGAATGCATGGTAGAAGTCTGTGGTTTGACTCGTCTCTATTGCACGCATCCAAATCTGtgccttcatctgctccaccgTACAGTTGCCAGCTATTTCGAGTAACATAATTTCTGGTGCTTTAGTATGTTTATTGCTTGTAGGTAAAATGAACTCAATGGATATCAGTTCCATTGATGAAAAACTACTCGATGTACAGTGAGGTTTCATTCTTCTTCTCCTTCGTTTGTTTTCGTCTCTCATAACAACGGGCTGTTCATGATCCCCCAACTCCATGCCAGAAGAAATCTAGCAAAACATATAATTACTTCATTACTTTCtcatttacatttatatttactcttactttttaacttttcatatacatttttttatatttccacTTCCCCTTAATTTCTGGTCACAAACACTTGGTTTACATAAACCACTTCAGATGTAAACTATTCAATTCaatacaaaatataaattaaaaaaactccaaccaaCTCTCCAGTGATTAAGTAATTAAAATAGAGGTTTTAAACACCCTGCCCAGATTTTACTGAGGATAAGCAGTTTGGATGTGCAATCTCCATATTGATTAGTTCTTGCTTCTATTTGATCAAGCACTGATTCTTCTGCTGCCTCATCTGTTTTGATGCTGCTGATGTTAACATACGTGGGTCTTCACAGAAATCAAAAGACACACTTCTTTATATGAATAAATGCAGTCCCACTGAGCTCCAGGAATGGCAGAAAGTAACAAAACAAGCAATTTATTTGCAGTATGGACAGACATGAgcttattttcagttttctctgcctctctttTTAGTGACGAGGAATCAGGACTTCAACCTAAAATAAAGCCCTGAGGATGCAAAAGTCTGGGACTATTTCTGAAGATATATTTAAAGTGCATCTAAATTCAAAGCGAGTGTCCTTAGAtgtgctttttttaaataaatcaattCACCAGACTGATAATATCCATCAATTTCCAAAGTACACACTGCCCATATGAACTATTAGTttgttacagaagaaaaatctccCAAGCTGATGCTGATTTATTATCCTATACATCAAATCACACCTAAATCACCAgtaaaacaatattaaacatGAGTAGCCTACCTTATCAGCATTcagtaaacaaaaaatattgttCCTCGGTTAATCTCTATTGACCAATATTGAAGTGGAAATTGTTCAGTGCTGACTGAGTGCACTCACACATGCCAAGTTACAGCAACATACTGAACTTCTTTACCAAGCAACACTTTCTAAACATAAAATCCTTAACTGCTGGAGAATAGTAAAGCCAGTGTAATGATGCCTTAGCAGATAATAAAAGAAGcagataaaaatataaaagattaAATTCAAACATAGCATGCTAACTAAAATTCTTCTTCTGAGTTCCAGAAAGCAGCGACTGTGGACACACCACCTCTATAATTGACAAAGTACAAAGAAATATTACCTGCTTATAAAACCAAGGCTGAATTGCTGAAGATTAttcatttgtttaattttgtagttcctattttttaaaggaagatcATTCACACAAAAGATTTCTTTGTTTAAGCTGTTCTGCTTTTCTCGCTCAGTCTCATACCCAGATGCAAAGGAAGTGCTGCACTTACCAGGAAGGAAGTTTTAACCAAGTTGATTATACATATGATTGCTCATTTTAAAAGAAGTCAGAATGCTTTTCCTGTTACAACAGTAAAAACACACCAACAGTACATAAATTTAACACACACGCAGAGAAGACATATTTAGaaccttttaaaaatagcaaagaaaaatctgggcaataaatttaattaattcaaataagatatttaaatcaaatatatttttaagaaattaactcccaaaataattaaatacaaaTAGTAGATAAAAGACAACTAAATATGAAATgttgcattatttttatttgcatggtGATAGCCATTTGAGGACTCCCAACTTAAATTCACTAGAGATTTTAAAGCCAGTCTCCTTACAGGCATCTCATAGAGATTGTATATGCCAAGGATCTTGCATGGTAACCTCAGCAGCAGAACTACTGGGCACCCTTACCCCAAATATCTTTAACTCATTCATTTATGATTACAAACACACAGGGAAATCCACTAGAAATGTCGACTTTAGATTCAGGAAGAAATCAAACCAGAGACTTTCAACCCGAATTCTTGTGGTTACTTACAACCTGAGGTGCTGTTCTTTTACTAAAAAAATGATCCCCATGGGAGAAAAACATTATGGAAAACACatacaaaacagaaagaaaagacagaaaacccTCTAATTtcatcctttttcctttcccagtgaAATACTGATCTTTCGAAGGGCAACCAGCAGTACAAATCCTACAGTGGTAGATATCATGCAAAAATGATGAGTcttgaaaaggaggaaaaaaaattaaacaactgGAAGGTTGTGTACCAACActgaagtgccttttttttaacatatccATGTTTCCTATTTATAAGacacatttttataaaaatgtgaaaaataaccCCTCCTTCTGTATtggcaaaaaaaccctgacaGTATCTTACCTACTTCCAACATGCCAAGGTTGATTAACACTCTGCCAagattaaaaagcagaaaatatattCCATCACTGACACAGCTCTTGTCTGTTTGAGCATCACTCTGCTTGTCAGCTaagatcttttatttttaaaagctgtttttctcagGAAGTCAGTTTGGGGAAAACACACTCTGTCCCAGATCCCTCTGTCTTTTAAAGCCAGTATTTGAATTTTCTTAGTGGTGAAGTTACCCAGAACGTTTTGTTGCTGACATGAGATCTACCCATCTTGGCCAAGACACCTCCAAAACTCATGCTCCACCCACATTCAGCCTGTCAGCATCCATCAGTCACAGCCTTTGTGGCATCTCAGCACTACACATGGTGCTCCTCTCTCATCTCAATTCTAAAATACAATGTAGTTATATATTTCTCTTCATTTAGACATAAGAAACCAGCATTAAGGTTTTTTTCATGCCAACAGgcaatataatttttttgtaGAGTCCCTCCTCTAAAAGTCATTGTGCTGCCCCATTAACTAAACCTGGAGTCATTTCAGTTTCATTGGGTTCTGCAGATCTAGGAAAGCCTTGTGGTTTAAAATGTTCTCAGCCTGCTCCTTGAGTCATGCACTTGAGGATTAATTCTTCAAACATACATACAAAGAGCTTTTCCACCACTACTCCATAGATCAAGACCATCAAGACAAGCAAAGACAGCACCTCTCCCTCACACAGCAGAGAACTAACCTGTACATTTCTCGGTGAATGCAATTGTTTTACACTCTCATCCACCCATAAAGGCAGGTAGAGCAACACTTCTGTGGGTTCAGATATGCCCCCACAAATTGCATCAGACACAGCACAAAAACGTGTGGCACTTCTGTAGCTGCCTTGCCCATACAAGGCTGTCTTTTCTCCTGCATTCATTTGGGCTGTGACCTGTCATGTCtagtccattccaacccaatATCCATCCCCTGTTCTGCTTTGACCCCTTTTCCTCAGCTTCAGAAGGCAGTTCTTGGAGTGATAGCTGTCTCTCATCTGTCTCTGCAATGACCCATTCTTAAGGTGACACCAAATTGTATCCATTTTTTGCTAATCCATTGGCAAAACCATATTTCCTCATGCACATGAATCATAAAACTTTGATGTTCATAATGAAAAATCATTTCGCATCAAGTTCCTAAAACCTTAGTCATGCCTAAGCTTTACTTACAGTATTGACACTTCAAAAACTCTACTGCAacaacacccaaaaaaaaagggagaaaaatcactctgttttatttctaattCTAATGAGCCTCATCAATCCTGAATATCCCTGTATTACAAGAACTGTCCTACACTGGTCTAAAAATCCTGATGAGGTCCAATGGACAAGGAAAAGATGGGCCTGTAAAAGGTAACTAAGACAAGCAATCAGTCTTGCCTTTGTCTCCAGTTGTGCTCCTATCTCATCACTCAGGTCAACAACCTGATCataacaaaaccagcaaaaaaattGGTTAATTTTCAGCTGGATCAGTTCCTTTATCTGACTCAACCCTTGCAGGAGTGGTTGGGCAGTgttggaagagaaggaaagggaatgGAGCCAGTACAGTTAAGCATAACTGAGACTGAAGCATGATTCACAGCAGGATTAGTGGATACACAAATGAGTAAAGtcattaaattatttgaaaaaactGGCTGAAAGGTGCTTTAAAAAGACAGTCTGGTATTATGATGTATTACTTATTTGGCCACAAAAAATTTAGGATAGCTGTCAATCTCAACTGCTCTGTTAAGACTATGTTAGAATTCTACCAGTTCCTATCACGCTTATTCTATATCAGCTCTTGCTTCTGTTTTAATCCATCATGTGAAAccttatttcaaaattattcttttcacTTTAGTGTGAACTCCTTCCCAGACAACTTAACTTTCAAGAAAATAAGCACTCTCTACCAGAGTTAGAATTACCTTGTGCGTGCATTATGTAAATACAACACAAAAGCTTACATTCACAGTTTTAGTCAAAGTTCATTtgaaagataaatttaaaaaaccaaaattatgaTGACAAGACTCAACGTTTTCCAAGCAGCCTACTACATCTATTTGCCCACACTACTGTGTGGCAGGAGATGACTTTCCATTTGCAGGACAGGAGTGCATCTTCCCTACACCTTCAGTGATCCAGTGCTGAACTTCACAGGTAAGATACAGCACTAACATTTCAAGAGTGAACACAACAAAATACCACCTGACTCAATTTCTTTGTCAGATCCTATAAAAACTATGCGCTCTCTTGGGAAATAAATCAGTGCAGGTTCCCATTAGCAAGTCAACTTTACAGGTAATGCAGCcacatttctcatcaaaagtaTATGAGCCAGCAGATACAGCTTGGTCGAGAGGCTGGGGAGTCAATCAGACTGCAATAACAGCTGTAGCATTTTCAGGATGCCCTTCTTTCAGCACCTTTAGTTTCTGTATGAGTTATCTATTTAGGGCTCCTGGGACAAACAACTTCTATCTGGTTCTGTAAATTTAGGTAAGAATTTCGGCAAAGTTCTAGTTAACTGGCGTTACACAAGTGGTGAAGTAGTAATCCACCTTGGAAGCGACACTTCGCAGAGTTTTAAAACCCCGAGATCGCTGCTATTGTTCCTGCCGAGACACACTCTTTAGACACCGCTTGTCAGCTTGGACTCGGTGCTCCAACCCTGCTTGTTAACTGCGTGATCTAATGTACACCAGCAACTCCTGAATGCCCTCAGCTACTATTTCAAGGGATTGTGGTTGGAAAGGTTTCATGGTCTACATGTATCGGACAGACACAAGAAATTTGCTGGATGGGGAGACAGTCACTTATTGTTTAAAAGCCGTATTGTAGCGTAGCTGACTCACTGATCTCAAGACTCGAGAGAACTGTCTACTGTGATCCTTCACTTCGTATTGTTTCATTCAACGTTCCAACAGCTTCCTCAGCGGGTTTGGCATCAAACTCGTTAACTCCTGTTCGGGCCATGACGTGAGGCGGGACCAAGGCCGCGAGAGACCGGGCAGCACGGGGGGCTCGGCAGTGCCGGCTGCGGCGGGGACCGCGGAGCGACCCCGGCCAGCCGCACACCCTGCGGGAAGGGGCTCTGCGCACGGGAgacgggaggcggcgggagcagcgggccggggccggggccggggccggagccgcctccctccctccctcctacCCTCCCGCCCCCGGCCCACTGCCCCGGCCCAGAGATGGCGGCCGGCGCCGCCCGCGGGAGGGCGAACCtcgccgcgcccgccccgccggggctgccggggccgccggggccgggggcgccctgcggcgggcgcggggccggggcgggtcCGTCCGCGGCCGGAGCGGGGAGCGGAGCCGCGCCACCACCTGCGAGCCCGGGCCTCGGGCAGCGCCGGCCCGGGGCGGGATCCGCCGCGACCCCCGCTGCCCCCGGCACGGAGCTACTCACCGCAGCGGCGGCCCCGGCTCCGGACAGGTGTTTCCCTCAGCAGGAAGCGGCGCGGGCCGGGGGCCGGCGGGGAGGCTCCATAGCCGGCGGCAGAGGCAGCTCCGGAGCCGCCGCCAATCACACGCCGGGCAAAAAGGGAACCGGCAGCGGGgcctccccgccccgcccggccccgccgcggcctCGGGCAgtcggccccggccccggcccggccgcatCGGCCGGAGCGCGCACAGACCCTCTGGTGGGGTGAAAGCACTGCAGCCGCGGTGGGGCTTAGCCGCCAGCACAAGGCACGCAGGACGTGTCCTGGTGTCAGCTCCGGCagcaaaacctccctgggcGCAGCCTCCTGAGGTGCGCCTTGCCCAGGGCCCCACGGCCGGCTTGcccatggcactgctgcagcGACCCCCGCCTGCCCGGCCAGCCCtgacagctcctccagccccacaccTCAGGGCAGGGACGAATTAGTTTTCTAAACTGCCCTTGAAAACCCCTGGAGATGGCAACCTACTCCAGCGTGGCGGTCTTCTGCTTAGCAAAGATTTTCATGCTGTCTGATTATAATTCTTCTCCTACAGACTGAGCATCTTGCTTGTCTTATTCCTCTTATTCAGTTATGGcgttttcttcttccctcccctccagctACTTTCTTGTTTGAATTTGCTATGTTAACTGTTTTTCTACTATTTTTCCATCTCCAGATGGGCAGTCCTGGATCTCCCTTTTTGGGTCATGTTCCTTAGACCTCCTGTTATTCCTGTAGCTCGCCATCGGATTCTTGCCAATTGGGCCACTTATTTTTTTGGAAAGCGCTGCTCAAAACTGGACATAGTAGTATTCCAGCCAAGGCTTTGCCAaggctgcccacagcaggaggatTAATTCATCAGCCTTACGGTGCCAGACTCCAACTGCAGCTCAGGCATAACCATTCATATTcaattcaaacaaacaaacaactcccCCTCACCACTCTTTCCCCATTCAGGCTGCTGTCTGTTTGGCTCTGAATGGAGCTGAGTGTTTCTGTCTCCACAGCTCTTGTTCAGAGTGAACAGCAAAACTCTTTCCATTATTATGTtgagacatttttttttttgacccaGATCTTGCAATGAGATTCGCAGGTGAGCTCTGTATGGCACGAAGCACACACACTTGCTCTGAAAGCTGTGCTGGCATAAGGTTACATCTTCAGGGAACACTCTACAAGACCATAAGTTGCCacaaagactttaaaaattattgcaaCTTTTCTAGGTACACATTCTAAACTTCCATAAAAAGACAATACCAGAAGGAAATAGCTAGTATATTACATGTACAGATGCTATTATAAAAAGTTGGATAATTGTTGTTATAGCATGGATGGATTCTTTTGACtaaaaaaatcatttgcatGGTGTTAAGAATCATACCAGCctgaagcagaaaagagaaacctCTGTTTCAAAATGAATGTACCTTACAATGAGCCGCGTCTGTAAGGAATCATAATAACTGTACTGGCCTCAAGTTCCCTTTTacatgaaagcaaagcaaaaaccTTCAACAACTTTCCTGTGGTGTGTGTGCAGCATAAGGGAAACTCAGTAAAGACTCGCTTCATGCTTGGTTTTGCCTGGTACAATGGGTAATATCTGTCGAAGCAGTTCAGCTTTGCACAGCATTACTGAATGCTTTAAAAGACAGTTAAAAGCCTTATCAAAATAGgaagtctttttttttgctgtttttggCTGGATCCCCAGATGGATCACTGCGGTAACACAAGTGTAGCCAGTTTGGCGACTAATCCTGTTAAAATCTGTGGACTTTATTTGGGGATGCACAAACATATGGAGATTTGAGCAGCTGAATAAAAAGACTGTCATTTGTCAAAAGACAATTATAGAGGGGATAATTTACAGCCAGAGCAACTGACACGTTTCATGTTGATTTCAGCCAGAAttgtataatattttttaaatagctaTATGTCAACGTAGTGTTATTTGCAATGAAAGAATAAATTGTTGCACTTATTATATTTGAGAAAGGTTGGTAAACTGAAAATCTTGCTTTCTTCAGGATTTAGTATGTTaagaaaatattacatttttgcAGTTAATCTTCAGCTCATCTATATACAGcttattttctttattgctttttctGGCAAATCGAGTAATACAAACTTTCCTGTAGGAGAGGATGC from Haemorhous mexicanus isolate bHaeMex1 chromosome 5, bHaeMex1.pri, whole genome shotgun sequence encodes:
- the PIK3CG gene encoding phosphatidylinositol 4,5-bisphosphate 3-kinase catalytic subunit gamma isoform isoform X1 — protein: MKQYEVKDHSRQFSRVLRSISSGMELGDHEQPVVMRDENKRRRRRMKPHCTSSSFSSMELISIEFILPTSNKHTKAPEIMLLEIAGNCTVEQMKAQIWMRAIETSQTTDFYHAFTPDQFVLQYQKKGQWYEIYDKHQVLQTLDCILYWKVLQKKVGKIYVVQKQKPSEEVQEFQRQLNDLIGYDVTDVSNVHDDELEFTRRRLVTPRMIEVACRDPKLYAMHPWTTSKPLPEYLFKKITNNNIFIIIHRGTTSQKIKVSIDDTPDMILHSFFTKMAKKKSLMDIPEDHSELDFVLRICGRDEYITGETPIKDFHWIRQCLKNGEEIHLVLDNPPDPNEDEVQKEEWPLVDDCTGVTGYHEQLTIDGKDHERVFTISLWDCNRKFRVKIIGIDIPVLPRNTDLTVFVEANIQHGQQILSQRRTSSKPFTEEVLWNIWLEFDIKIKDLPKGALLNLQIYCGKAQGPSAKTNLQSHESSNSDAKCKTQLLYYVNLLLIDHRFLLRSGEYVLHMWKIPGKGEEQGSINADKLTSATNPDKENSMAISIGLDKYCHPIALPKHRISSDPQGDRTRAEMPNQLRKQLEEIIATDPLNPLSPEDKELLWHFRYESIKHPKAYPKLLSSVKWGQQEIVAKTYQLLAKKEAWDQSTLDVGLTMQLLDCNFSDENVRAMAVQKLESLEDDDVLHYLLQLVQAVKFEPYHDSALARFLLKRGLRNKRIGHFLFWFLRSEIAQSMHYQQRFAVILEAYLRGCGKAMLHDFMKQVQVIELLHKVTMEIKSVSAEKYDVTSQVIAQLRQKLEKLQGSKLPESFRVPYDPGLRAGALVIEKCKVMASKKKPLWLEFKCADPTALSNETIGIIFKHGDDLRQDMLILQILRIMESIWEAESLDLCLLPYGCISTGNKIGMIEIVKDATTIAKIQQSTVGNTGAFKDEILNQWLKERCMIEEKFQAAVERFVYSCAGYCVATFVLGIGDRHNDNIMITETGNLFHIDFGHILGNYKSFLGINKERVPFVLTPDFLYVMGTSGKKTSLHFHKFQDVCVKAYLALRHHTNLLIILFSMMLMTGMPQLTSKEDIEYIRDALTVGKSEEDAKKHFLDQIEVCRDKGWTVQFNWFLHLVLGIKQGVEKHSA
- the PIK3CG gene encoding phosphatidylinositol 4,5-bisphosphate 3-kinase catalytic subunit gamma isoform isoform X2, whose protein sequence is MELGDHEQPVVMRDENKRRRRRMKPHCTSSSFSSMELISIEFILPTSNKHTKAPEIMLLEIAGNCTVEQMKAQIWMRAIETSQTTDFYHAFTPDQFVLQYQKKGQWYEIYDKHQVLQTLDCILYWKVLQKKVGKIYVVQKQKPSEEVQEFQRQLNDLIGYDVTDVSNVHDDELEFTRRRLVTPRMIEVACRDPKLYAMHPWTTSKPLPEYLFKKITNNNIFIIIHRGTTSQKIKVSIDDTPDMILHSFFTKMAKKKSLMDIPEDHSELDFVLRICGRDEYITGETPIKDFHWIRQCLKNGEEIHLVLDNPPDPNEDEVQKEEWPLVDDCTGVTGYHEQLTIDGKDHERVFTISLWDCNRKFRVKIIGIDIPVLPRNTDLTVFVEANIQHGQQILSQRRTSSKPFTEEVLWNIWLEFDIKIKDLPKGALLNLQIYCGKAQGPSAKTNLQSHESSNSDAKCKTQLLYYVNLLLIDHRFLLRSGEYVLHMWKIPGKGEEQGSINADKLTSATNPDKENSMAISIGLDKYCHPIALPKHRISSDPQGDRTRAEMPNQLRKQLEEIIATDPLNPLSPEDKELLWHFRYESIKHPKAYPKLLSSVKWGQQEIVAKTYQLLAKKEAWDQSTLDVGLTMQLLDCNFSDENVRAMAVQKLESLEDDDVLHYLLQLVQAVKFEPYHDSALARFLLKRGLRNKRIGHFLFWFLRSEIAQSMHYQQRFAVILEAYLRGCGKAMLHDFMKQVQVIELLHKVTMEIKSVSAEKYDVTSQVIAQLRQKLEKLQGSKLPESFRVPYDPGLRAGALVIEKCKVMASKKKPLWLEFKCADPTALSNETIGIIFKHGDDLRQDMLILQILRIMESIWEAESLDLCLLPYGCISTGNKIGMIEIVKDATTIAKIQQSTVGNTGAFKDEILNQWLKERCMIEEKFQAAVERFVYSCAGYCVATFVLGIGDRHNDNIMITETGNLFHIDFGHILGNYKSFLGINKERVPFVLTPDFLYVMGTSGKKTSLHFHKFQDVCVKAYLALRHHTNLLIILFSMMLMTGMPQLTSKEDIEYIRDALTVGKSEEDAKKHFLDQIEVCRDKGWTVQFNWFLHLVLGIKQGVEKHSA
- the PIK3CG gene encoding phosphatidylinositol 4,5-bisphosphate 3-kinase catalytic subunit gamma isoform isoform X3, whose protein sequence is MKQYEVKDHSRQFSRVLRSISSGMELGDHEQPVVMRDENKRRRRRMKPHCTSSSFSSMELISIEFILPTSNKHTKAPEIMLLEIAGNCTVEQMKAQIWMRAIETSQTTDFYHAFTPDQFVLQYQKKGQWYEIYDKHQVLQTLDCILYWKVLQKKVGKIYVVQKQKPSEEVQEFQRQLNDLIGYDVTDVSNVHDDELEFTRRRLVTPRMIEVACRDPKLYAMHPWTTSKPLPEYLFKKITNNNIFIIIHRGTTSQKIKVSIDDTPDMILHSFFTKMAKKKSLMDIPEDHSELDFVLRICGRDEYITGETPIKDFHWIRQCLKNGEEIHLVLDNPPDPNEDEVQKEEWPLVDDCTGVTGYHEQLTIDGKDHERVFTISLWDCNRKFRVKIIGIDIPVLPRNTDLTVFVEANIQHGQQILSQRRTSSKPFTEEVLWNIWLEFDIKIKDLPKGALLNLQIYCGKAQGPSAKTNLQSHESSNSDAKCKTQLLYYVNLLLIDHRFLLRSGEYVLHMWKIPDENVRAMAVQKLESLEDDDVLHYLLQLVQAVKFEPYHDSALARFLLKRGLRNKRIGHFLFWFLRSEIAQSMHYQQRFAVILEAYLRGCGKAMLHDFMKQVQVIELLHKVTMEIKSVSAEKYDVTSQVIAQLRQKLEKLQGSKLPESFRVPYDPGLRAGALVIEKCKVMASKKKPLWLEFKCADPTALSNETIGIIFKHGDDLRQDMLILQILRIMESIWEAESLDLCLLPYGCISTGNKIGMIEIVKDATTIAKIQQSTVGNTGAFKDEILNQWLKERCMIEEKFQAAVERFVYSCAGYCVATFVLGIGDRHNDNIMITETGNLFHIDFGHILGNYKSFLGINKERVPFVLTPDFLYVMGTSGKKTSLHFHKFQDVCVKAYLALRHHTNLLIILFSMMLMTGMPQLTSKEDIEYIRDALTVGKSEEDAKKHFLDQIEVCRDKGWTVQFNWFLHLVLGIKQGVEKHSA